ATTTGGATACATTTAAAGTTCAGAAAAGATTTACACTTTATTAATTACGTATGACCAACACAGTATTAACACTTTGTATTGGGTTAGAACATGCCAAGATATTGTTTGATTGATTAAGTACAGTTTGTATTAAACACCTCTGAATTATAGGAATTGGGCTGTTTATAGATTATATTAATTTACTCAAATTAAGATAATTTAATATTGATGACAGTTTTGGGCAAACTAAACAAAATATATCTTTGTGCATGGTGTCAGTTATGTAGCCTTTATTTCTGCAGATTTGAAGGTCACATTACTGGAAACgttggcaaaaaaaataaaaaaataaaaataaactaaatgaaagtaaatactgtgaaatcctgctgtgctggtcacagcaattttttttcccccaaataaCATGTTCCTCTCTCACACTCAGCAATAAGGCATGTGACATCTCAccgaaaaaaagtcatttttgggAAGGTTATGATGTACAACCTATTAAACTAGAGAgccaagggccctgtgggttaccGGCTCAATTAAAGCACAAGGCAAAATGGctatttttggcataaaaatggccgccatttccaaatgaacgaatctacgcaaataattttgggatgAGAACAATGCcaatgaccaatattgtgcccttgttaaattaaaataaaagttaACCGTttttgaaagagaaaaaaaaacaaacaaaaaaacaatatatacagtatgtatacttttatttttggttttattttggttaaaggggtgggcgtttataaggttttgcatctgcctacacccttttggccACATGAGTACATtattaaattgttttctttatgagttgtctttgctattttgagtctgtgtgtgcacCAAATAAATTAATTTGTTCATTCAAAATTGGGTCGAAATACTCAAATTGGCTGTTTTTTTGGAATAAAAATGGATGCCATTTCCAAACTAACGAATCTACAAATTAGATTTTTAGATGGGAACAATGTTAATGACCCATATTACGActttgccaaattagaaaaagttatcagtttttgagatatcgcaATAAACTGACTACAATGGATTCTGCACAACATAGGGTTAGCGGCCTACCGGTCGGTAACCCAAAAACCACTGTTATCCTGAGAATGACCCTCTGCGTCTGGAGTTTCACATGTATAAATGATATAGTTTGCATTACCTGTTTGTATTACCTGTTTCAATGTGCCTATTGTCTAAAAGAAAAAACGAGAACTTTTTTATTATCTGTGctgtttactttttaaaataatgtactgtatAGATCATGGTACACTGCAGAGCTGAAAAATAAAAGCACTTTTTTAAAGCAAACTGTGTTTATTTTgagcctttttttgggggggggggggggttgcagatAAAATTGAAAGTGCTTTTCAGTCTACATTCTTCTGCAGACTATTTCACAGTCATAACACAATTTTACATTCATATGTTGAAATTAATTTGACATTTTTATGGCACCATTTAATTACAAAGCACATAGGCAGAAAAACTAAATACAGAAAGAGAATCCGATTGAACTAAAAACACAAAAACTGCAGTTATAACTTTTCACCTATACCGGTTATGTTTgtgacacccccacccccaatacactttttttcttctttcaaaacaaacaaatactaaATCTCAACAAGATCGGACACTCAGAGTACAACACCCCTGCAAAACATGATTGATGATTCAGGCAATTCACTTATTTTTGTGATTCTGTGATGCAATAACAGATGCTTTTGTGTGACGCTGATATTTTATAAATTTTGCCCAAAATTGAACCACTTTATCTTCAACTAACATGCAACCCTTCCAAGGTGTTTAGCCATATTGGCTCCAGACTGTTTTTCATTAAACAGCTATGACCTTTCAAAACTCAAAGATCACGTGACCAATATAAGGGTCAGGTTTGAATTCACATTAGTGAATAACAGGACCAGTGGGAGCATCTTTAACCAATTCTATAGACATCCATTCTAAATATCTGCTGTTCCCTTCACGGATAAGAGCATAGTGGtttttacagcaaaaaaaaaaaaaaaaaaaatcgtcaaTGAGTGGGTAAGCTAGTTCATCCCAGTCATCTTGTGCAGACGATAACCCAAAAACCAATAAATGCAATCATTTTATACATCCCCAAATTAAATGGGCATATAATAAGGTCAAACTGATCGAAAGCTGGCAAACTttcatgcaccagatcaatcaagAAGGTAGCTTTGATTAGCCATAGACATTTCTGGTACCCGCTTTATATGAACAACAACTTAAGCTGGTACCGCCAGGAGAAGCATGATGTGATGGGGTTAGATTAGCATGTAGTGAGGCGCCACAGCTAGTAAAGGTCTGCCATTATTACACTAGTTTAAGAAGTGGCATTTATACAATAAATTACCTCCGAGTGTAAATTTGTTGTCTGGCAGAGAAGTCTAGTGTACAGTTGTGATCCATATTGCAACAAATCCAGTTAAAACTGGGCACGCCTATGCAACTATCTACGGAGATAATGCAGGGATTTACAATaccaattatcattattatttctaATTGTTTAAATTGAGCATCTACATGTAGGTCTTAAAACTAGACACGATTACTTTAAAATGGAAAAGGCTTTCCTCCCACGTGGTAGGTTAAAGACTAGATAAGCATGCTGCTCTTCCACTATGACTTCCAACAACCTCAAAGGATGCCAGTTCCTCATTTTCCACTTTTCTCTTGTGAGCCAAAACAGTTAGTTACATCACAAAAAAAGTCAATGGGTTTGTTACTCTGCAGTCAAATCTGACTGACACCAACAAAGCATGCAAGACCAGATTTAAGAAAGAGGTACTGCAATAACCAGGCAGCCGTGCTCATCTCAGGATactgtagtgtgaagcagatgagagtgtaCAGTGCCCCCTGGGCAGAATGCCAGTCCATTACAAGGTATTCCCTCCAGCCAAGGTTGGTACTCATTTtcagctgggtgaactgggacatTTCAGATGATGTGTCTTGCCAAAGCGTGAGGTGGACTAACTCTTCtcacactgagctacctgctctgcctCAATGCAAGGATAAGGTAGTAAACCAACGACCATCCAGCGATGGTctaggtcaggggtggccaagttcggtcttcgagtgccacgagtctttcattggattcaggtgtgttgaagcagggagacaactaagagtgtcaggaatgtggcactcgaagaccgaacttggccacccctggtctaggttGATGTCCACTTACATGGCATGTCAATAAACAGGCTTGATTCATTCAGAAtcagaaggaaaaaacaaaaaaacaggaccTCAAGTGAGCACTAACTGAGTGGATTGTTATTATTCTACATTCACAATCCTGAGTAACTGCAAGCTGCTTTGCTAGATGGCTTAACGGTTGCTGAATGGAACCAGTTCATGAagaataaaaaatgtttttggtcAAAGATGGAAAAACTGGCATTGAGGGAATAGTTTTGCTGTGCCCCATCTTCAGGTGGTCAAAATCCGATGGCTCTTGAGGCTACGGCATGAGCCCTAGGAATTAGATCGGGAAGAAACACTAGAAATCAACACAAAGCCATTTGTTACTTCATCCAGTGATGAGATTACAACAGCTTCTCTGCCTCTACTCTCATGATGTTTAAAATCAAGTCAATCCTTTACTTAAATCGTCACAGTCATCAACCCATCTGAACATCTACAGAAAATTTTGGGCCAAATAGTCCCTCCCccaacaccatcatcatcatcatcaaaacaCTAAATGAGAAAATATCTTCAGTTGGGATCATGTATCTCTCCCAAACAGTACTGAAGCTATTTCTGCTTGTTGGTCTTTGTGTGTGTATCAATCTGGAAAGACAATTATATTTGTGACATTTTTCTTAAAGCATTAAGCCACTGAATTGCACTGTTATATTTTAACAAGGCATTGATTGTACACTTTTCTAGAATCTGCAAAAAGAGACAGATGAGCACTGAAGTATCAGTCTGAAAGTAGCGTGAATAAAGAGATTCATAATTCATACGTGGATTTCGGGTTACTTCAGTATGAGCCGAGGACTATTCCTTACAAATCCAACAGGAGATTAAACATGCTGATGATCACTGTAAGGCCACAACTTGGCAAAGCATTTCAGCTTCTTCACATTCGAACATGAACCACCCTGGGTGTTGACtttttcagattttggtgccTGCACCTGCATGCGCCTCTTCTATGGTACTCTTTAACAATTGTCGTGAAACCTTTTGTTCTTTCCCAGTACAGCTCTGCAGAAGCTCAGACAGCAATGGGCAGCTTTTAAAGGAAGCTTTGCAGGGAAGACAGATGAGAGACTTCAGTCACTGAAAGATGATTCACTGTCAGAACTGTTAACGTCTTCATTCCCGGTGCTCCCTGTTCGTCCATCAGGAACTGCAGCGCCAGGTGTCCTAACATCAGCAAAACATCATCATCAAGATGGAGAATCAACTAAAAAAATATGACTGGTCATAAAATTTGGAAAAGCACTCACTCAAGCAAGTTGGGATCCAAACCCTCCATGAGCATTTTATTTCTGATGGCCATAACTGGGACCCCCTGCAGCAGACAGAAGGTGTTTTAACTCTGAAACTTTTTATTTTGCCTCAAAAATTAAAAACAGGGTTTACTGAGAACTCACCACTTGAACCATTTTCAGGTATCGGGCATAACGTGGGTCCTTAGCTACAGTCATAACATTCTCTGAAGCTGCTACGGCTTCATGGTTCATTGTAGCTTCTAGTGCGCTCTAAATTGCCAGCGACAGATGAAACAGACAAATTTTAACAAATGTTATCTAATGTAAAATTCCCCATCACTTTCAAGGCTAAACAATACTCGATGCCTGTGGATGTACCTCTGTCGGTGGCAGCGTCACCAATGGTGGACCATCTGTTTTGTTCCCATTAGCAGTGGGTCCATTGGTTTGAGATGTTTGCAGCTGACTGACTCTGTTTACAGTGACGTCCTCCAGTCCAGGAATTGAGGAGAGCTGCTCAGAGTGACAATATCGGTTTAGCATGTTGGCACGACATATGTAAAGCTGTACAGAATGCAAACATAATGGAAAAAAGCAGAAGAACCCACCTTGGCTTCCAAAATGCACAGCGTTGTTTCAATCTGCTGTATGCGAAGTGATATGTTTGCAAGTTTCTGCAAAAGAAAGTTGGGCAGTTGACAATGTGCACTGATGGGAATTTTCCAACAGACTTCTGTGATTCATTATAAAGGTGAAGGTTGATAAGAATGATGCACTAACCTCTTCACAAACTGTGGAAAAGTGGTTAAGGAATCGAACCGTGTGGACAACAAACTGATTGAGAAAAGCAACGATTCTTCTCTGCTGAATAGCGGGAACCTGAAGAAGACAAAGTAACTTAAGAAAGGAATTTCCTCATAAAAAGTCAGAttttctcatatatatatatatatatatatatatatatatatatatatatatatgaaacaaaCCTCACATAAATGAAGCCATAACTGCAATACTGCAACAAATGAACTAGTTATACAAACCATTAAAATAGCTCATTTTTGTCAAAATGCGCTGACGTATTTAACTTTCATGTGGTTTTAAATTACATATTTTCAGCTTCATTTTAAATAATTGTTTTCAATGAACGCAGCAACCgtacaaaaaaaaagaattattgcATTTTACTGTTGTTGGTTAgcgcattaaaaaaacaacattacTGTGTGAAAACACATCTGCTGATGCAGGTAAGTAAATTCCTGAGTTTGACATTTATTATTAATTGGAATGGTAAGTTTTTGAGGTCATTTCCTCCTTTTGCAGTTAGCTAGCATTAGCATGTTAGCTGCACACAACCTTGGTAAGATCAACTCCAGAGCCCACGATTGGCAGCCCGTCCTCGTCCATGATGGATTTTTAAGGCGTCCTGCAGATTATGGTGCAGTCTTTAGTTTGCAGATGTAAGACTTTCATGCGACtaacaacacaaacacagaaaaacacttCATGTCATGTGATTGAACTGTGACGTCAACGTCACCGGAatgaacttttattttgaagtcgCAGTTAGTTTTACTGTAATTAAAATTTGAATTCTATTTAAATTCAACAAATTACATAAAGTTAATAACAGTTTTTATTGCTGAAAACATAATTACtactttttaaaaacttgatgtGGCCCTTCTGCTCAGCGCAGTATCTTTTACTGTGAAAAGTGGAACTGCAGGATTGAAGTTAAGGAAGTCGATGTTTGCGTACAAACAGCGCATTTTGGCACGGATAgttttttaatatttgttttttaaCAATACAGGTGCTACATCAAACGAATGTAGGATCTTGTagcatttgaaaaaaaatgaatggtATGTACGTTTATTATCCGTCTCTTGAAAGCAAAGCATTATGTGACTGCTAGTTAGAGCGGTAGCAGGCCCCGTCtatttaaaggaataaataaTATTTTAAGACGTTTTGACTGCTGATTTTGCCTTAAGAACTCAAGCAGCTCAGTGTAATTGCTGGTGATttttagaatttatttttaattagtgTCTGGAGAGAGGAACGGCAACGTGTATCTTTCATGTCTGCAGTTGTCCAGCAATTATATTGGTTCATAAGGTTATCATTTACATTGTATGCCTGAGTAGTCgaagaaaaacagcaaaaaaattaTGTTCTACATTGATTtagaattttcaaaataaaatttacaCGTTATATattaatttgattgattgatttgtactTCCTAAAAAGTCAACTTAGATGTAGTTATTTTGGTAATAAACCAATCCAGAGCAGAATTCCAAAAGAAATTTGAAGCGtaataaaataagttatttatttattatcattgataacaaaaacatctaaaaattgtATGTCAAACACATATTTCATTGCAAGTTTTTatatagagaatttaaaaaattaaaattctaTTATTTAACCTTGAGTGGGAGAGGAACAATAATTTGTAATAAATCTAATCTTGTGTAAACAGTAGTTTGTATTCAGTTGGTGCTATGTGGAAGTATTCTTGCTGACTTGAAAACCTCAGTGCTGCCATCCATTGACCATCTCTCACATTACATCTTTTATGTTTCAGACCCAGGCCTGCCTCTTTCATCTTTGCGCCTCCTCGTGCCTCCCCTGCACCTCCTCTTAGCTGCTATGTGGCAGCTGGCAAAAAACAAAGATGTTTTAAACTACGAGAAGCTTCAGCAGTTTGTCATCATGGTGACTGAGGCTGTTCCTGATCTGATAAGCCGTAGACAGAAAGCCCAGCTCATCCTGGGTCTAAGAGCAAGGGTGTGCAAAAGTTAGACAAGCAGTAAATGATGATTTTCATTCTAATAACTTTCTATTAACTGAATCTGTTCATATTTCAGCTGATTCTGGAGTTGTGCAAAGGTTCCAGCTGTGGTTCTGTTGATTCAAGAGTAATTCAGCAACATCTGGACAGACTTCCAGTAACCTCTGAAAACACAGATGTAAGTATGACAAAGTAACCTGAAACTACTGTCATTTTATGCAGATAATGGTGTGGTGATTTGTGATGATTTATGTGTTGTAGTACAGAGATGCAGATGTCAAATCGACAGAGGCCACTTTCATCGCGCTCGTTCAAAGCCTCCTGAAGGATCCAGTTGAGAGGGCATACTTCTTCCAAGTAGGTTTTCTTCCAGGTTTTTGATATGTCATCTCTTTGTCCAAGAAGAATCCTAATAAGCAACACATCAAGTTGTCATTTGCCAATCTCTTGCAGGAGGTGTTCCCCGTGGAATATGGGCCACAGTATGATTCTGCGCTGCACGTGTTGTTGTGGGAGTTGTTGTCGAAACTGGAAAGGTTGCTTCCAGTTCCAGACCTCAAACAGGTAGTCAGCAAATGCCCCATAATTACCACAGGTCACTGTTATCACTCATGTACAACATAACTTAGAAACAACTAGGCAGATTTTctccaaatttggtaagaatatttcatgggtGAGCATGAGTAAGTTTGGGTGTAGAAAGGTCAAGCTCAAGGTCATAAAAAGAACACACAAGGTTGGGAATCCATGTGGCTCCACCCTTAAATCATCTGCATTGTACACTGTGGAAATTATTCTTTAATACTGAAAAAAACAAGGGCCACTTTATACATTTCAGTTCTTTAAACAAAAATACACTTCATCCTGGAAAAAAGAGgtagcatctgtttttttttttttttttgctaattattAATAATCACAACCAAATGAATAGCTCAGGTGTACAGTTATTAGACACAAGCATCCCTCAAAAAAGAAGCAGGGATGCATAAAACTTTCAAATAACTACCACGAAGCAAGAGCATCATAATTTGAATGCATATACTGTTTCCTGCCACTAGGCGACACTATAGCATATCTATTGCTTAACAGCAGGATCTCAGTTTGCCAGTTAGTGCTCCTGAAGttaaaggtgatggtctagtggttaaacgctGGGCTTTCAacaagaagatcctcagttcaagacCCAGCCTACtggaaaggtccttaatctcctagttgctctctgtgtgtaatgagcaccttgcatggcggcaccctgacatcagtgtgtgtgtgaatgggtgaatgtgaggcaaaattgtaaagcgctttgagcttctgatgcagatgcagaaagcactatataaatgcagtccatttaccatttttacccaaggccagaatatggccatcgggtattacgAAGGCATTGCCttgtgtccatccgtctgtctgtctgtgtacactataactccagtcctattactgccagggccttcaaattcacagggagcattcttggcacACAGACCTTTGaccagttcaaagatggctaatcttgatctattttaagaggtcaaaaggtcacattctgttttctaTTTTTGTGCTCATACGgctaagggtattttagcattgcattatgttaACCATTTAAAATGTTGCTAATTTGTAAGAcagcagtgttaaagttagcttaGTTCAGTAGGAGTGTAATTTTATTGTTCATCAGTGAATTAATATCAACTTTTCTGTGATTGCAGACTGCGGCGTGGCTGACCTCTGCTAATCCCATGTTGGAGGAATGTGTTCAGCGTGTGCCAGAAGAGCTCAGCTCCATCGTCGAGCACTATAAGAGAACGGGTTTGTTGAAAATGCAGTGTAAGTGGTGCGTTTGTTTCCATACAGTGCGATGACCGTGTTTTTCAGCAAGCCGTAACCTGTCACCGCTGTATTTCTTTTCACAGATGGCCCGTCATCGACTGGTGGCAGTCGCATCATGTCTGCTTTATCTATTCCTCCCTCGCAAAAAGCAAATCTCTCTGTTGGGTTGGAATCGATCCATAACTATGCTAATGTGCTAAATCCTATCACTCTTGCTGGGGTTGACCAGTACAGCGTCGTGGCCATCTACACCGAAGTGGAAGTAGGCGCGTCTGAGGTGGATGAAGAAATAATTGGATCAGCTGAAGTGGAAACGGACTTGTGTGGGTCAGAGATAGTTGCTATAAGTACAGAAAACACCGGCAGTGTGGATGCTGTCGAGTCAAACGCAGAGGAATCAAGTCAAATTGTGGACGTTGCAAAAGCTTTGGAGACTCTGACTAACACGTTTGCATTGAGGAAGGAAGCAGTTGGTCAAGATGATTTGACAGAAGAAATTAAGGGTTCAACGGTGGCGTCATGTGTGAGGGATGAATGTGGCTCAGAGGATGCAGCTGATGAACAAAGTGGTAAAGAACCAGCAGAGGTGGACGTGGAACCTGGAGGCATCGAATGCCTCGAAACGAAGGAAATTCCATCATTCTCTGTGTGTGAAATGGTGACAGACATTTCCAGAGAAGATCCTGTTGTAGCAACACAAGAGGTCACCGTCTGTGCTAATGTGCAAAGATTCAACTACTTACAAACCTCAGAAAGTTGGCAGGAGACGAGTCAATCCAAGACATCATCTGACGAAAATGGCAAAGAACCAGAAATGTATGAATCACTTTTGTAATAATGATTTATGTTTTGAAATAGTTAGgtaacatgcttttttcttttttaaactagAAGCACGGCTAATGTCGCGGATTACTCATCTGTGATAGCAGTCAGAGGAACAGACTCAGGTAATATTGAGACATTTTCAAGATGTTCATTGTGTCAGTTTTGAAAACAGCCTTCAAGTTCTTATGAAACATAAACTCATGAGCTCCCACGGCAACACATCACAGGGAGCTATGCGATTGGGTTCCATCATTTATTCAGTTCTTCTGTTATGAAATCTCATTAACATGACTCCTCTCAGATGGCTACAGATACAAATGCGATATATTTGGATGTTGATAGGTGTGGTGTGTCGTTTGGTACCTCATATTtaattttgaccttgaaattcaGAGTTATTTGGGACATTAAGAAATGCGATTTGTTGGAGGAAAGGAGTGGTGTCTTGTTAATGCGACTCCTCCATATAGGGGTGGATCAGTTCATCGTGTATCATGGTAATTGTATTTTTGGGGCCTGTATTGGATCgtatcatattttttttttaaatatgtattgTGATACCatggggaaaaaaatggaatggaaaaaaaaaactcataggGGCACCACTCACTTAAGGGAagctaaactttattgatcccacaatgGCGAAAATCACTTCTTGTAGCAGCAAGAGtcatacagtagtaaagaaaaagaaaaaatatttacattaaagaaaggtgactaaaataTATTGCGATGTTTGTTGGTGGGTGCATGAGtactgatgtgaacagattatgtgaaaatataatataagtgtgtgtgtgtgtgtgtgtgtgtatgtatatatatatatacgaggtctattagaaaagtatccgaccttattattttttcaaaaaccatatggatttgaatcacgtgtgattacatcagacatgcttgaaccctcgtgggcatgcgagagttttttcatgcctgtcggttacgtcattcgcctgtgggcagtctttgagtgaggagtcgtccacccgctcgtcgatttttttcattgtttatgaatggctcagagactgttgctttgtttgataaaaattttttcaaaactgtaaggcacaactgagtggacaccattcaataaattcagctggttttcggtaaaaattttaacggctgatgagagattttggtctggtagtgtcgctttaaggacggtccacggcgcctgacggcgatctgcgcttcgaggcggcagcgtctcgccgtttcaagttgaaaacttccacatttcaggctctgttgacgcagtaagtcgtcagagaacagagaactttcagaagaagtcggcatgaggagtttattcggacattccattgttaacggtcattttgtaatgaaagaacgtgcgggcagagtcgcatgtcgggctggacccgaccgcggggggtcgcggcaggaaaaacacctccgttggaaatcttaacgggcaagttggaacatgcccaagctgttaaacaatttctcagttactcacttgttgaaagccattaaaagccgcctgaattctacaaatggttttcaacacggaggtgtttttcctgtcgcggcgcacacagatttgccgagtcgtcacggaaacgactcggcgaatttgcgcgtacgtctttcattaaaaaaatgtccttaaacagtggaatgtccgcataaattcctcatgccggcctcttctgaatcttctctgttctctcacgatgtcctgggtgaattaagccttaaattaggatgttttaagctcgaaacaggccgacgacagcgcctggaagcgctgcaggacgtcccgctccgtgggaagtccttacaccgacagaaacaccccataatctctcatcagccgttaaacttttcacagaaaaccatcttaatttctcgaatagtgtccactcggatattcctcacaggtccagaaaaattttgataaagcaacgcgcgccgtctcgagcagcgtgtgaaacaaaggaattcagccgagagggtgggaccacatctcactcaaggcctgcccacagggaaa
The window above is part of the Thalassophryne amazonica chromosome 22, fThaAma1.1, whole genome shotgun sequence genome. Proteins encoded here:
- the washc3 gene encoding WASH complex subunit 3 gives rise to the protein MDEDGLPIVGSGVDLTKVPAIQQRRIVAFLNQFVVHTVRFLNHFSTVCEEKLANISLRIQQIETTLCILEAKLSSIPGLEDVTVNRVSQLQTSQTNGPTANGNKTDGPPLVTLPPTESALEATMNHEAVAASENVMTVAKDPRYARYLKMVQVGVPVMAIRNKMLMEGLDPNLLETPGAAVPDGRTGSTGNEDVNSSDSESSFSD
- the LOC117503830 gene encoding zinc finger protein 354B-like isoform X2 — its product is MNDPGLPLSSLRLLVPPLHLLLAAMWQLAKNKDVLNYEKLQQFVIMVTEAVPDLISRRQKAQLILGLRARLILELCKGSSCGSVDSRVIQQHLDRLPVTSENTDYRDADVKSTEATFIALVQSLLKDPVERAYFFQEVFPVEYGPQYDSALHVLLWELLSKLERLLPVPDLKQTAAWLTSANPMLEECVQRVPEELSSIVEHYKRTGLLKMQYGPSSTGGSRIMSALSIPPSQKANLSVGLESIHNYANVLNPITLAGVDQYSVVAIYTEVEVGASEVDEEIIGSAEVETDLCGSEIVAISTENTGSVDAVESNAEESSQIVDVAKALETLTNTFALRKEAVGQDDLTEEIKGSTVASCVRDECGSEDAADEQSGKEPAEVDVEPGGIECLETKEIPSFSVCEMVTDISREDPVVATQEVTVCANVQRFNYLQTSESWQETSQSKTSSDENGKEPEISTANVADYSSVIAVRGTDSGDSEEMTSIIFTCSQCPFHHSEENSPPHFHMQSVRTAVYRNLSGTKFTPTPSSSDEIFTSIKLFPKGIIEKSKAEQPDNQSTKEGAATASRSEGRKKALTCQTCGKTFTRTSDVRRHQLTHTGERPFHCSQCDRTFQHSWDLVKHESKHHGIAVSFSCQLCDTSFINLRALTIHHKKSHSGDDQLPQICSICSQSFASPSELLDHKKSHGPRQRYICQQCGEGFETLLARSQHRQTHWVKHQFKCPHCEKTFTRRSDVKRHLSTHTGERPYKCTQCSKQFSHRFMLKKHLHVHTGERPFQCSHCPKRFTLVSILNRHERMHTGEKPFLCSQCGKGFLSQGELLKHHRTHRDDRPFSCPQCDKCFKSKKTQQEHIISHTGARPYPCAFCGKCFTKPSALTRHNLIHTGERPFPCSHCEKTFLTLSEAQLHQRIHTGEKPYPCTMCELKFRSSSRLAKHKRSHLESQTTSSV
- the LOC117503830 gene encoding zinc finger protein 354B-like isoform X1; the protein is MNDPGLPLSSLRLLVPPLHLLLAAMWQLAKNKDVLNYEKLQQFVIMVTEAVPDLISRRQKAQLILGLRARLILELCKGSSCGSVDSRVIQQHLDRLPVTSENTDYRDADVKSTEATFIALVQSLLKDPVERAYFFQEVFPVEYGPQYDSALHVLLWELLSKLERLLPVPDLKQTAAWLTSANPMLEECVQRVPEELSSIVEHYKRTGLLKMQYGPSSTGGSRIMSALSIPPSQKANLSVGLESIHNYANVLNPITLAGVDQYSVVAIYTEVEVGASEVDEEIIGSAEVETDLCGSEIVAISTENTGSVDAVESNAEESSQIVDVAKALETLTNTFALRKEAVGQDDLTEEIKGSTVASCVRDECGSEDAADEQSGKEPAEVDVEPGGIECLETKEIPSFSVCEMVTDISREDPVVATQEVTVCANVQRFNYLQTSESWQETSQSKTSSDENGKEPEIRSTANVADYSSVIAVRGTDSGDSEEMTSIIFTCSQCPFHHSEENSPPHFHMQSVRTAVYRNLSGTKFTPTPSSSDEIFTSIKLFPKGIIEKSKAEQPDNQSTKEGAATASRSEGRKKALTCQTCGKTFTRTSDVRRHQLTHTGERPFHCSQCDRTFQHSWDLVKHESKHHGIAVSFSCQLCDTSFINLRALTIHHKKSHSGDDQLPQICSICSQSFASPSELLDHKKSHGPRQRYICQQCGEGFETLLARSQHRQTHWVKHQFKCPHCEKTFTRRSDVKRHLSTHTGERPYKCTQCSKQFSHRFMLKKHLHVHTGERPFQCSHCPKRFTLVSILNRHERMHTGEKPFLCSQCGKGFLSQGELLKHHRTHRDDRPFSCPQCDKCFKSKKTQQEHIISHTGARPYPCAFCGKCFTKPSALTRHNLIHTGERPFPCSHCEKTFLTLSEAQLHQRIHTGEKPYPCTMCELKFRSSSRLAKHKRSHLESQTTSSV